A window of the Arachis duranensis cultivar V14167 chromosome 5, aradu.V14167.gnm2.J7QH, whole genome shotgun sequence genome harbors these coding sequences:
- the LOC107487764 gene encoding dof zinc finger protein DOF3.2-like produces MIQELFAGAGFVAPPDKKYSINNNNLISNNGGGGGGGGGLLLPPTPPPSSSSSSTPTSTVVAATSSTSSENLRCPRCDSSNTKFCYYNNYNLTQPRHFCKTCRRYWTKGGALRNVPIGGGCRKNKNIGVSNSSAAKAASTTPKMKAMVASELRRSSSSPLGIDHHDLPAGPILWGSPQNSHLLALLRAGQSQNPNPNPNSMLMNGVSVKEERNYNMVSSTAVEPLMMNNNIPRTTLGYDGVGVGHIPQLDLCSSLWRSNNNNNQDHQPAAAATSFLLSEQHQTSSNGIQQLYHKLRSTPNNYATHNNSSPIFMPNMAASSSSSSLSTILESSSVSTAELGCWNNPTLPWLSDLPAATNGAYPN; encoded by the coding sequence ATGATTCAAGAGCTCTTCGCTGGTGCTGGCTTTGTAGCACCTCCTGACAAGAAATACTccattaacaacaacaatcttaTTAGTAATAATGGaggtggaggaggaggaggaggaggacttCTCTTACCACCAACACcaccaccttcttcttcttcttcttctacaccTACTTCTACGGTTGTGGCCGCCACCTCATCAACTAGTTCGGAGAATCTGAGGTGTCCGCGATGCGATTCATCCAACACAAAGTTCTGTTACTACAACAACTACAACCTCACTCAGCCTCGCCATTTCTGCAAGACATGCCGAAGGTACTGGACCAAAGGTGGTGCTCTCAGGAACGTCCCCATCGGCGGTGGCTGCCGGAAAAACAAGAACATCGGTGTCTCCAACTCCTCAGCGGCAAAGGCTGCAAGCACCACCCCGAAGATGAAAGCTATGGTGGCATCAGAGCTCAGAAGATCATCATCATCGCCACTTGGAATCGACCACCACGATCTTCCAGCAGGACCAATCCTATGGGGATCTCCACAGAATAGTCATCTATTGGCGTTACTCCGAGCTGGCCAGAgccaaaaccctaaccctaaccctaactcTATGCTCATGAACGGTGTTTCAGTGAAGGAAGAACGGAACTACAACATGGTGAGTAGTACTGCAGTAGAGCCATTGATGATGAATAATAATATTCCAAGAACAACCCTAGGCTATGATGGAGTTGGAGTTGGACACATTCCTCAATTGGATCTGTGCAGCTCTTTGTGGAgaagcaataataataacaatcaaGATCATCAACCTGCAGCAGCTGCTACTTCCTTTCTACTTTCTGAACAACACCAAACCAGTAGCAATGGAATTCAACAACTTTATCACAAACTCAGGTCAACACCTAATAACTATGCCACTCACAATAATTCATCGCCAATCTTCATGCCAAACAtggctgcttcttcttcttcttcttctttatccaCCATTTTGGAGTCATCTTCGGTTTCCACCGCTGAATTGGGCTGCTGGAATAATCCAACCCTTCCCTGGCTTTCTGATCTTCCTGCTGCAACCAATGGTGCATACCCTAATTAA